From one Montipora capricornis isolate CH-2021 chromosome 10, ASM3666992v2, whole genome shotgun sequence genomic stretch:
- the LOC138019121 gene encoding uncharacterized protein has translation MLKYGNLTLEAEIIGVHDDSSKLRELEVLFLYDPSNAQLFTGPDPEPEPRLTKRKRSPDKNSIKKGKKDAAPKRKRKEPEMATVLCVHPPPQANPALQPPVDMPVHELPSAIINMQVYSPVPSMASEAESPIPPLSSPV, from the exons ATGCTGAAGTATGGAAATCTAACACTGGAAGCAGAGATCATTGGAGTTCATG aCGATTCTTCAAAACTTCGCGAGCTTGAGGTATTGTTTCTTTACGATCCAAGCAATGCACAGCTTTTCACTGGGCCAGATCCAGAACCAGAACCTCGTCTAACCAAACGGAAACGATCTCCTGATAAGAACTCGATTAAAAAGGGAAAGAAGGATGCAGCTCCAAAGCGGAAAAGAAAGGAGCCAGAAATG GCAACTGTCCTTTGTGTTCACCCTCCACCACAAGCTAATCCAGCTCTACAGCCACCAGTAGACATGCCAGTACACGAACTTCCTTCAGCCATCATAAACATGCAAGTATACTCGCCTGTTCCATCCATGGCTTCCGAAGCAGAATCCCCTATACCACCTCTATCGTCACCTGTCTGA